The following coding sequences lie in one Stigmatopora nigra isolate UIUO_SnigA chromosome 4, RoL_Snig_1.1, whole genome shotgun sequence genomic window:
- the LOC144195598 gene encoding potassium voltage-gated channel subfamily V member 2-like: MGSTDKVLRFFNRRQSLFPNYKVKDSTNNRRSSEVVYPSAKESCVRTWNSLQELSKDIYDIYAEYEEENDDIQHGNFRQISPSKNYTININVGGTPFQIAYKMAARYPKTRIGRLATYTDHNMKLDLCDDFNVTNNEFFFDRDPDIFHSIFNFYRTGVLWIKDELCPRNFLEEINYWGVRIKNTHRCCRISFEERQDELNEQLKIQRELEAEVEIEENESLFQDMFLGHKRRAIWNLMEKPFSSVKAKLMAVTSSLFVLISLVAMTLNTVEEMQYRAAMGQLSGKTYWEYVESLCIAFFTMEYLLRLVSTPDLKSFSRSVLNTVDLIAILPQYLQAILEFFDNKENYLKHEADIQAVGQVGKLGQVLRIMRLMRIFRILKLARHSTGLRAFGFTLRQCYQQVGCLFLFIAMGIFSFSAMVYTVEHDMPQTNFTSIPHAWWWASVSISTVGYGDVYPETILGRLFAFICIAFGIILNGLPISILFNKFSDYYSKLKSNQYTASLKNRGKVRFAERSFQKINDCFGSGHHHSD; the protein is encoded by the exons ATGGGGAGCACCGACAAGGTGTTAAGATTCTTCAACagaagacaaagtctctttccCAACTACAAAGTCAAAGATTCCACCAATAACCGGAGATCCTCTGAGGTCGTTTACCCATCGGCAAAGGAGAGTTGCGTGAGAACATGGAACTCTTTACAAGAACTCAGCAAAGACATCTACGATATCTACGCTGAATACGAAGAGGAAAATGACGATATCCAACATGGCAACTTCAGACAGATTTCCCCATCCAAGAACTATACAATCAACATCAACGTAGGCGGGACGCCATTCCAAATCGCCTACAAGATGGCAGCCAGATACCCCAAAACCAGAATCGGACGACTAGCCACTTACACGGACCACAACATGAAACTGGATCTATGTGATGACTTCAACGTGACCAACAACGAGTTTTTCTTTGACCGAGACCCCGATATCTTTCATAGTATCTTCAATTTTTACCGTACCGGCGTCTTGTGGATCAAAGATGAACTATGCCCTCGCAATTTCTTGGAGGAGATCAACTACTGGGGTGTGAGGATCAAGAACACCCATCGTTGTTGTCGAATCTCCTTCGAGGAGAGGCAGGACGAACTGAACGAGCAACTGAAGATCCAGAGGGAACTAGAAGCCGAAGTTGAGATCGAGGAGAATGAATCGCTTTTCCAAGACATGTTTTTGGGCCACAAACGAAGAGCCATCTGGAACTTAAtggaaaaaccattttcttctGTCAAGGCCAAGTTGATGGCCGTTACCTCCAGTCTGTTCGTCCTTATCTCACTGGTCGCCATGACCTTAAACACAGTGGAAGAAATGCAGTACAGAGCTGCAATGGGCCAACTCAGTGGGAAAACATACTGGGAATATGTAGAGTCGCTTTGCATTGCCTTCTTCACTATGGAGTACCTACTACGCTTGGTATCGACCCCAGACCTCAAATCCTTTAGCAGAAGCGTTCTCAACACTGTGGACCTGATTGCTATTCTGCCTCAGTACCTCCAGGCTATCCTGGAGTTCTTTGACAACAAGGAAAACTACTTAAAACATGAGGCGGACATCCAAGCTGTGGGGCAAGTGGGAAAACTGGGGCAAGTTCTGCGTATTATGAGACTGATGCGGATTTTTCGGATTTTGAAGCTGGCGCGACACTCGACTGGTCTGCGGGCGTTCGGGTTTACCCTAAGACAGTGCTACCAACAAGTGGGATGCCTGTTTCTTTTCATCGCCATGGGGATTTTCAGCTTCTCGGCTATGGTTTACACTGTGGAACATGATATGCCGCAGACAAACTTCACCAGTATTCCTCATGCGTGGTGGTGGGCATCT GTGAGCATTTCCACGGTGGGCTACGGCGACGTCTACCCCGAGACCATCCTGGGTCGTCTCTTTGCTTTCATCTGCATCGCTTTTGGAATCATCCTGAATGGTTTACCCATTTCCATTCTCTTCAACAAGTTCTCAGACTACTACTCCAAACTCAAGTCCAACCAGTACACAGCCTCTCTGAAGAATCGAGGAAAAGTGAGGTTTGCCGAGAGGTCTTTTCAGAAGATCAACGACTGCTTTGGAAGTGGACACCACCATTCCGACTGA
- the tmem150aa gene encoding transmembrane protein 150Aa → MTAWIVLPVSLSAFSITGIWIVYAMAVMNRHVCPVENWSYNVTCTEEPLRPGLPKTCCTIQDIPLISKCGSYPPESCLFSLIANVGAFMVVMVCLLRYAQLVEHSHRCWINTSALVAGCTNAVGLVMVGNFQVDHAKSLHYVGAGVAFPAGLLFVCLQCVLTYRVAVSALDYWMAHFRVTLALAAMVSLVLSGIFFVHESFMLQHAAAICEWVFTVDILVFYGTFTYEFGTVTGETMIAGLQQCLRHGSGVMLGPGTRDSALSGATKGLKSPGGSSTSTHLNCTPESIAML, encoded by the exons ATGACTGCCTGGATCGTCCTTCCGGTCAGCCTGTCTGCCTTCTCCATCACAGGGATATGGATAGT GTATGCCATGGCCGTTATGAATCGCCATGTTTGTCCTGTGGAGAACTG GTCCTACAATGTCACATGCACAGAGGAGCCTCTAAGACCAGGCTTGCCCAAGACCTGCTGCACCATCCAGGACATCCCCCTCATCAG taaatgTGGTTCTTACCCCCCTGAAAGCTGCCTGTTTAGCCTCATCGCCAATGTTGGAGCCTTTATGG TGGTGATGGTGTGCCTTTTGCGCTACGCCCAGCTGGTAGAACACAGCCACAGATGTTGGATCAACACCAGCGCCCTAGTGGCGGGATGCACCAATGCAGTGGGTCTCGTTATGGTGGGCAACTTCCAG gttgACCACGCCAAGTCTCTTCACTACGTGGGCGCCGGCGTGGCCTTCCCAGCGGGTCTTCTCTTCGTGTGTTTGCAGTGCGTACTCACCTACCGGGTGGCCGTGAGCGCTCTTGACTATTGGATGGCCCATTTCCGCGTGACGCTGGCTCTGGCGGCCATGGTCTCCCTGGTGCTCA GCGGCATTTTCTTCGTCCACGAGAGCTTCATGCTCCAGCACGCCGCCGCCATCTGCGAGTGGGTGTTCACCGTGGACATCCTGGTCTTCTACGGCACCTTCACCTACGAGTTCGGGACGGTCACCGGCGAGACCATGATTGCCGGCCTGCAACAGTGCCTGCGCCACGGCTCGGGGGTGATGCTGGGCCCCGGGACCAGGGACTCGGCGTTGAGCGGGGCCACCAAGGGTCTCAAATCCCCTGGGGGTAGCAGTACATCCACGCATCTCAACT